The genomic segment TCTACCCTTTGGGATGCTTCAATTCAGGCGATAAATCCGACTATGTTAATCTGAATACTTCATTCTGGAAATCTTCTCAGTTAGGAAGAAAGAGATAATTCTTGTGTACAAACAATTGTGCGGGAGGCGGAAATGAAGTGCGCAATCAGTGTTTCGCTTTATATTGTTCTGGCTGCAGCAACGATCGTGATGGTGTTCGATTGGCAGGCGAAGAGGCCAGAAAGAGCCATTCAAATAACAACAGAGCCATTTGGAAGTTTTTCAGACGGTGTTTATGCTGGAAGGGAAGGTTATGTCAGTCTGGAAGTCGAAATAGCCGGCGGAAAGATCATCGACATAAGAATTCTTCAGAACCGAACGGATCGATATGCAAAGAGCGCCGAATCTACTGCCGATAGAATCGTTGAAGCTCAGAGCCTTGAAGTTGATCTTGTAACTGGAGCAACAGCATCGAGCGGATCGATTGTCTCGGCCGTTAAGAATGCTCTGGGCGTCGCCGACCTGTCGAGCAACGACTGAATCCTATTCATAAGCTGGGAATAAGGTTTGTCGACGGGTCGATTATGAAGGTGAGGGCTGAAAAGCCCGATGAAAATTGAGGCTCGAGCGATAACTCTCTACGGCGACTCACATACTGGCCGGCTCGAAGAAGCTTAGTATAGGATTGTTGTATTCTCCGCTTATTTTCCACTGCCTCTCGACGCCATTCAAAGAGATCACGCTCTCTCCGCTTTCATGGAAGCTCTTCCCATCATGTGAGTACTCGAGCGAAAAAGAGACTGTGATGGTCGCTTCCCTTGAGCCTCTAACGACGTCTTCCACATTCAACGAGAAATCTATGTCATCGTAGAGTTCAAAAAAATCTGCGTAGAACAATGCTATGCTTTTCTTTG from the Mesotoga infera genome contains:
- a CDS encoding FMN-binding protein; protein product: MKCAISVSLYIVLAAATIVMVFDWQAKRPERAIQITTEPFGSFSDGVYAGREGYVSLEVEIAGGKIIDIRILQNRTDRYAKSAESTADRIVEAQSLEVDLVTGATASSGSIVSAVKNALGVADLSSND